One region of Zingiber officinale cultivar Zhangliang chromosome 7B, Zo_v1.1, whole genome shotgun sequence genomic DNA includes:
- the LOC122003762 gene encoding isoleucine--tRNA ligase, cytoplasmic-like gives MFDTGAIVALYSGDKKLAESLQTYLLSRDLSNLKLEFQRGNGKIKVDCFENQLPVELELEKHVFLSAADYYSRNNELMD, from the exons ATGTTTGATACCGGAGCTATTGTTGCATTATATTCAG GTGATAAGAAGCTTGCTGAAAGTTTACAGACATATTTGTTGTCAAGAGATCTTTCGAATTTGAAATTAGAGTTTCAAAGAGGAAATGGGAAG ATTAAGGTAGATTGTTTTGAGAATCAGCTACCAGTTGAGTTGGAGTTAGAAAAGCATGTCTTTCTCAGTGCAGCAGATTACTACTCGAGAAACAATGAACTGATGGACTAA